In the genome of Pempheris klunzingeri isolate RE-2024b chromosome 11, fPemKlu1.hap1, whole genome shotgun sequence, one region contains:
- the fgd1 gene encoding FYVE, RhoGEF and PH domain-containing protein 1, which translates to MTGLVFCCAVYMDRSSLSTGPSSSSSPSLLTKSLSLEPSCSPCGLQGAPDGDAPQQPSSSSGPASLEGGAERRGSANGPPLVNDTGPPELPATTITTTSKSRPPLPGPKPQVPPKPPHLQQRAGASRPRPRAPDKPLPPPPPCRPLPADPRGGRTPPTRADGSASPTCVLSLIEKFEREQIIMVPDITGGALCPRLPDPPSSLSSSQPSSPPSSSSPAPPPEEELQSELSGHDDITAGAEGEEGGGELPDDDDDDDEGEDDDDDEELAAACRGDQKRLSMESGYSASEKHLEDDVVAVEMREQQPPPPAVLDQSELPSERLPLPSSQTDGKLANRDSGIDSISSPSHSEELCFVGVDDGGVAYPCSPALLPRLSSSSSYAGEGGQGEARGGARRRRELSEEGDSDLEEEEAELTLVLPPPKADRQDSVELSVQQRVFNIANELLHTETAYVSKLHLLDQVFCARLLEEARCRSSFPCDVVQGIFSNICSIYCFHQQFLLPALQKRMDEWDSNPRIGDILQKLAPFLKMYGEYVKNFDRAMELLTAWTERSAPFKTIVQEIQREERCGNLTLQHHMLEPVQRIPRYELLLKDYLHRLPEDAPDHRDAQKSLELIATAAEHSNAAIRKMERMRKLLKVYELLGGEEDIVHPTNELIKEGHILKLSNKNGTTQDRYLILFNDRLLYCVPKLRLIGQKYGVRARIDVDGMELKETSSAAVPRTFLVSGKQRSLELQARTEEEKRDWIQAIQVTIQRHEQTAESFRHLSCSLRDDEPTPPHSPRSVVTRHVVCLCQSCVELGKRAPTPIREKEVTLCMKCQEPFNSITKRRHHCKACGHVVCGKCSEFRARLSYDNNRTNRVCVDCYAMLVGVSPSPGTLSSSTHRRRSILEKQASLAAENSVICSFLHHLEKGGGRGWQKAWFVIPENEPLVLYVYGAPQDVKAQRSVPLIGFEVSLPESCDRLERRHAFKISQSHLTLYFSAEGEELQRRWMEVLLRAGRGEEPQVHRPIVESLEEEGEELAAAAEGENT; encoded by the exons ATGACCGGACTGGTGTTTTGCTGCGCGGTGTACATGGACAGAAGCAGCCTGAGCACAG gtccctcctcctcctccagtcccAGCTTGCTGACGAAGAGTCTCTCTCTGGAGCCGTCCTGCTCGCCGtgtggcctccagggggcgccgGACGGCGACGCCCCCCAGCAGCCCAGCTCCTCCTCAGGCCCCGCCTCCCTGGAGGGAGGGGCGGAGCGCCGCGGCTCGGCTAATGGGCCGCCGTTGGTCAACGACACGGGGCCGCCGGAGCTGCCGGCGACCACCATAACAACAACGAGCAAGAGCCGGCCGCCGCTGCCCGGGCCGAAGCCACAGG TCCCCCCGAAGCCCCCCCACCTCCAGCAGCGGGCGGGGGCATCCAGGCCGCGCCCCCGGGCTCCAGACaagcccctcccccctcccccgccCTGCAGACCGCTGCCGGCAGACCCCCGGGGGGGCCGGACGCCGCCAACCCGTGCTGACGGCAGCGCCTCCCCCACCTGTGTCCTGTCACTCATCGAGAAGTTTGAGCG cgaGCAGATCATCATGGTTCCTGACATCACTGGGGGGGCTCTGTGTCCCCGCCTCCCTGACCCCCCCTCTTCACTGTCCTCCTCCCAACCATCGTCACCGCCATCATCATCGTCGCCCGCCCCCCCAcctgaggaggagctgcagtctGAGCTCAGCGGTCATGATGACATCACAGCGGGggctgagggggaggagggaggcggCGAACTGcccgatgatgatgatgatgatgacgaaggtgaggatgatgatgatgacgaggAGCTGGCGGCGGCGTGTCGTGGTGACCAGAAGCGTCTCTCCATGGAGTCGGGGTACAGTGCCTCAGAGAAACACCTGGAGGATGATGTAGTTGCCGTGGAGATGAGGGAGCAGCAGCCTCCGCCTCCGGCGGTGCTCGACCAATCGGAGCTCCCCTCGGAGCGCCTGCCCCTCCCCTCTTCACAGACGGACGGGAAGCTGGCCAACCGGGACAGCGGCATCGACAGCATCAGCTCCCCGTCGCACAGCGAGGAGCTCTGCTTCGTCGGCGTGGACGACGGGGGTGTGGCCTACCCCTGCAGCCCCGCCCTCCTGCCCCGCCTCTCCAGCTCGTCCTCATAcgcaggggagggggggcagggggAGGCTCGGGGCGgggccaggaggaggagggagctcTCCGAGGAGGGAGACAGcgacctggaggaggaggaggccgagCTGACGCTGGTACTGCCCCCCCccaaggcagacagacaggactcTGTGGAG CTGTCTGTCCAGCAGAGAGTCTTCAACATTGCCAAcgagctgctgcacacagagacCGCCTACGTCTCCAAGCTCCACCTCCTGGACCAG GTGTTCTGCGCGCGCCTCCTGGAGGAGGCCCGGTGCCGCTCCTCCTTCCCCTGTGACGTCGTCCAGGGAATCTTCTCCAACATCTGCTCCATCTACTGCTTCCACCAGCAGTTCCTGCTGCCGGCGCTGCAGAAACGCATGGACGAGTG GGACTCTAACCCCCGGATCGGGGACATCCTCCAGAAGCTCGCTCCCTTCCTGAAGATGTACGGCGAGTACGTGAAGAACTTTGACCGCGCTATGGAGCTGCTCACCGCCTGGACCGAGAGGTCTGCACCCTTCAAGACCATCGTCCAGGAGATCCAG agggaGGAGCGTTGTGGGAACCTGACTCTGCAGCATCACATGTTGGAGCCGGTCCAGAGGATCCCTCGCTACGAGCTGCTGCTCAAAGATTACCTGCACCGCCTGCCGGAGGACGCCCCCGACCACAGGGACGCCCAGA AGTCTCTGGAGCTGATCGCCACGGCAGCAGAGCACTCCAACGCTGCCATCAGGAAgatg GAGCGAATGAGGAAGCTGCTGAAGGTGTACGAGCTGCtggggggggaggaggacaTCGTCCACCCGACTAACGAGCTCATCAAGGAGGGACACATCCTGAAGCTGTCCAACAAGAACGGGACCACACAGGACCGCTACCTCATCCTG ttcaaTGACAGGTTGCTCTACTGCGTCCCGAAGCTGCGTCTGATTGGTCAGAAGTACGGCGTCCGCGCTCGCATCGATGTGGACGGTATGGAG ctGAAGGAGACCAGCAGTGCTGCCGTCCCTCGAACCTTCCTGGTGTCTGGAAAACAGAGATCACTGGAGCTGCAggccag gacggaggaggagaagagagactGGATCCAG gcCATCCAGGTGACCATCCAGAGACACGAGCAGACGGCGGAGAGCTTCAGACACCTGAGCTGCTCACTGAGGGACGACGAGCCCACGCCGCCTCACTCCCCG AGGTCAGTAGTAACTCGTCAtgtcgtgtgtttgtgtcagagctGTGTGGAGTTGGGGAAGAGAGCACCGACCCCCATCAGGGAGAAGGAGGTCACTCTGTGCATGAAGTGTCAGGAGCCGTTCAACTCCATCACCAAGAGACGGCATCACTGTAAAGCCTGCGGACAC GTGGTTTGTGGGAAATGCTCCGAGTTTCGTGCTCGTCTTTCGTACGACAACAATCGGACCAACCGCGTGTGCGTTGACTGCTACGCCATGCTGGTGGGGGTGTCGCCGTCGCCCGGcacgctgagcagcagcacccaCAGGAGGCGCTCCATCCTGGAG AAACAGGCCTCCCTGGCAGCAGAGAACAGTGTGATTTGTAGTTTTCTTCACCACTTGGAGAAGGGCGGGGGGCGGGGCTGGCAGAAGGCCTGGTTCGTCATCCCTGAGAACGAGCCGCTGGTGCTCTACGTCTACGGTGCTCCACAG GACGTGAAGGCGCAGCGCAGCGTCCCTCTGATTGGCTTCGAGGTGTCCCTTCCTGAGTCATGTGACCGCCTGGAGCGACGCCACGCCTTCAAGATCTCCCAGAGTCACCTGACGCTGTACTTCAGCGCAGAGGGGGAGGAGCTACAGCGGCGATGGATGGAGGTCCTGCTGAGGGctgggaggggggaggagccTCAGGTCCACCGGCCAATCGTGGAgagtctggaggaggagggggaggagctaGCGGCTGCAGCGGAGGGGGAGAACACGTGA